The sequence below is a genomic window from Oncorhynchus nerka isolate Pitt River linkage group LG7, Oner_Uvic_2.0, whole genome shotgun sequence.
gacacctgtccacacactaaatcaaacagactccaacctctgcACAATggtcaagaccagagagctgtgtaaggacatcatggATAAaagtgtagacctgcacaaggttgGGATGGGCtataggacaataggcaagcagcttggtgagaaggcaacaactgttggcgcaattattagaaaatggaagaagttcaagatgacggtcaatcaccctcggtctggggctccatgcaagatctcaccttgtgggccatcgatgatcatgaggaaggtgagggatcagcccagaactacacgtcaggacctggtcaatgacctgaagagagctgggaccacagtctcaaagaaccattagtaacacactacgccgtcatggattaaaatcctgcagcgcacgcaaggtccccctgctcgatccagcgcatgtccaggcccgtctgaagtttggcaatgaccatctggatgatccagaggaggaatgggagaaggtcatgtggtctgatgagacaaaaatagagatttttggtctaaactccactcgccgtgtttggaggaagaagaaggatgagtacaaccccatgaacaccaccccaaccgtgaagcatggaggtggaaacatcattctttggggattcttttctgcaaaggggacaggacgactgcaccgtattgaggggaggatggatggggccatgtattgcgagatcttggccaacaacctccttccctcagtaagagcattgaagatgggtcgtggcttccagcatgacaacgacccgaaacccacagccagggcaactaaggagtggctccgtaagaagcacctcgaggtcctggagtggcctagccagtctccagacctgaacccaatagaaaatatttggaggggttctccccactgtatatatacacctgtaaaGTTGGTAAAACAGTCTGTAAACATATTAaaatgaccagtgttcaatgactctatgaacgtagggcagcagtctctagcactggagtaatatgatcaattgttttggttctagtcaagattctgtCTCTGAGGAGAGGCTTACAGCTAATGAGCTACTCTGGTACAGCAAGCCCGCTGGAGAACTACCCTTGCTGGACAGACAGGCTGGGCAAGCTGGGGGTCCTGGGGGCCAACTAAGGcccccaaggggggggggggggtggtggaGCAGGCCAGAGGGCCCCAACATCCAATGCAGCAGAGGGCCCAACAAGCACCACCAGCAGTCATTCAGTCCCCCAGCTGTCAGCCTGTCCGTCACAGCCTAACGAATGTGGCCTGTCACTCACCCAGCAGAGGGCCGTCAATCAGTGCACACCCAGGAGGGAACAGAGGGGCGGGACACCGGCCCACCACCAAGATACTAACAAAGACATACTTAGAGTTGCAAGCGGTTTCAGCGTCACTTCTCTATTAAAATAAGCATGGAGTGGAGCTGATAACAGTAATGACAAAGGACAAAGAGTTAGGAGGGATGAGGGTCAGGGGGGGTTGATAGCTGGGAGTGGGTGGGAGAGCTTGATAACTTTGACGCTTGGCTTAGAATAGAATCTCATGGGGGGGTTATGTGTTTGTTGTCAATTTGTACTCGTGCTCTTTTTTTTCACACCAAAATAACAACTAGTTTCAACATTTCAATTTAAGATTTCTGGTAACAATTCTTGTGATTCTTTATCAACTTGAAGAGAATGTATTGTTATATTAGTTTTTTTCATGTCATGGGTTGACATTCACTTAATTTCCTggaaatggaatggaatggaccTGGAGTCATTGAGTCAGATTTGAAGAGGAAGTGTCTTTTGCCTCCTATGATTAGATTATATCAGTAGTGATTAATTCTGTATTTGGGTGAATTATTTTCAAATAGCAAGCATTTTATAATTGTATTCCATTCCCTCTTAATGCCAAATATCCAGATGTACCTTCTACTTAGTACTTTCCCTCTACATTATAAGAAGTACGGGTAtctggatgtttttttttttaagtaacaaGGACTAGGTGTTGAATACTCTGTGGATTCCCTTCAAGCTTTTGTTGTGTTGACATACTTACAgagatataggatcttaatttgatcaccctgtcgtTGCAGGAAATGTCCTGCACAGCAGGATATGCTAACTTgcagtgtattcaaggtttaaacaGGGTTCTAcattttgtcatttccactttaatatttcagacttgatttgccctaactaaaaatgtatcaacccttacaaaaatgtccattaattataatccacatttccAGTGGCCggaggattattttcctgctgtgagaaactggtcaaattaagatcctacatctgtaggcctTTTGTTGGGTCAACTCAGCAGGAGGTGATAGCCAGAAATTGAACTCACACCTAAGACCATTGTTGTTACCAGCTGATCAGAACTCACACTGTTGTCATGGTCCTGGATCTTCTCCTCAATCAGAGGCCCGCCCTAGAGGaggacatttacatttatttagcagaagctcttatccagagcaaccaTCAggtgcaattagggttaagtgccttgctcacggACACATCAACCAATTTTTCACATTGTCGGCtaggggatttgaaccagcgatctttcagttactggcccaacgctcttaacagctaggatacctgccaccctGAACACAGATATAGGATACTTTATGTATGAGAATGGGATATTAAAGGCATCATTGAGAGTTCCAATAGAGAAAGGGGGCTCGTACTGTTGTCCTGCATGGCTCTTCTACTGGTTTCAATCAGAGGCCCACTGTTTAGACCCACTGTTAACTGTAGTGacatagttatatatatatatatatatatatatatatatatatatgtatgagaATAAGAAATTAAAGGCATCATTGAGGCTTCCAGTCGACTAGAGGGGAACCCTCAATCCATCTCTGATGGACTAAGCTACTTGTCTTGTCTTAAAGGGTGTTGAAACAGAGGACAGAGGTTGAAACATTTCCATTCACCTGATCTTGTAACCAGCCAAAAGTTGCATGTGCTGGCCATTTAACACTCACAGTAGACTATCATTAATCTTATCTTGTATACTGTATCTCACAGGGAAATGAGGACAATCCTCCTCCATTTGGACACTTTTTTGCACAATCTAGGCACATCCTGAGAGCAAACAATACCTATCTAACCTGTCAGAAGGAGACCAAAACCTGCATTGTAGCTGCAAAAGGAAAATATTTGAAAGGAGAGTCTACAAGTTAGACAAAAGCCACTGCCCTGAGCTGTTTGTCTCCTGAGATGTAAGGATGACATTAGCTAAGCCTCCGAATCTTTGCTCTCCAGCCAACCCATTGTACCAGTTATACAtatcccccccaccacacacacacaaataaaaaacatttttataaCAAAATCTGTGAAATATTGGATTTCCAAAACGTTCAGCATAATGTGAAAATGTAAATCAACATGATGAGTGAAGTGCATTCTGCTAATAGCAGATGCCGGTCAACAGTCTTCTGTTTCAAATTGATCTTACGTTAATTAAATTATTTCCATAAATAAAGAAATCATAGGATATGTAGTTAGTCTATgaattgttattttatttgagACTTTTATGCATGGCTACACTTTTcctctgatttaaaaaaaaatattttaacaaTTCACCCTTTTAGAATTTACCTAGAGAGACCTACTTAGTAGTAGCTACGCACAAAAGGTTGAACCCAAACCACCACATAATACGAGCATCATAAAGTAAAAACGTCTTATTCAACCAATGTCCCTTTGGAGAAGATGAAAGGGCAGTGGAATAAGATTTGTAATATTTTTATCGTATCTTTAACAATCCTTCAAGCTCCCTACATTACCATTTGTTATCTCATAATTATCATATACATTAGTAACACCTGTTTTACTTAACAGCTTTTAATTAGCCCCATTGAAACGATATGCTGAAGCCACAACAAAACCATCCGACATGTAAAGGGAAGTCTGTTATTGTTCAATTACAATAAATTAACAAAATAGTTCTAGGGTATCGCCAGCCGAAGGCAGGTAACCCATTGCCCCAATGACACCCAAAACATAACCACCCCACAGTTGTTAAATAGGAATAGTAAATTGATATCTTACAAAACGTGTTCGATTTTTTTCGATGTTATATTAATAAATATCACCATAATGCCTACATGTTTTTGTTTCCGTTGAGGGAAATGTAGGATACAGAAACCAATAGCCTAATTCAATCGAGAAATATTAGATGAAACCTCGAACAAATCTAAATAAAACTATATTGAAGATATCACAGTTTCAGTCAATGGTCATGGAAAGAAGCCTGGAAATGTGTTAATGTCATTAGGCTAATTCAGTTGGCTAATTCAATTGACAGCTACATGTTCAGACTTCAATTTCAAACAGAAGTCTGATCGTATGACAAGAGAGATAGGGTTTGGTGTTAATCCTATTCAAGTAATTTTATTATCCTACAGTGAGTGTTGCACAAACAATGTCAAATTCGATGGGAAACTATCGATATTAACATGTAATATGCTATTAGGCTATATTTACCATGAATGGTACGTTTACAACAGTTTCTCTTTCcattatacatttttattttggaaatgcagtttttttttttgcctgAAATGCACTTAATTCCGTTAGATTTTTTAAATTAAGTAATTTACTTTTTGGCATATTTGGAACTGAAAAAAATATGTATGGGGACGGGTGATGGCATTGATAAAACTGGTGGCCTACTATAAATTAATAGTTAAGGATCTATAAAGGACCTAACATTATAGATCGTATTGTGACAACAAATAGTAGGCTAAGTGAATTATGAGAGATTCTAGTTTCTTGTATCCTCCTCATCAGAACAAAACTGTGAAATTCAAATGAAATATCATTATTCGTCTCTCACCATAGAAATTATTGGTTTGAGATACGTTTTACACAGTCTATTTAGCGCCTTTAAGAAACGGTTAAAAGGAACAGCGGAGTTCTCCTTTGATGGGATTTGGTGCGAGTGAAAGCGAGGTATTTTGAACGTAACTGTCAATCACCGCGGTTAAGAACCGCCCATTACTGGATAGGGGTATATTTAGAGCTGGTGAGGGTGCACATTACTGTCATTCAAGCTCTGATAGTCAGGAGGTAAGGATGCCTGCGTCACAAACAGGCAACTTCTTTGAGAGAAATATCAACATGCCCCCTGGATATCAGATACCGTTTTTGGGAGGTCCAGCTGGGGTACAACAGCAACAAGCCCCTTATCTTGCTGCGATGGCTGGGGTACCTTTGACATATTCCGGACTACAGGGATACAACTTCATCCCCTATCCACACCACAGATACATTGCGAACATGGTAAGTTATTTGACTATATGTTTTCTCTATTGTATACCTAATCAATAACATTTCCAGCTAATAGTCTAAATGTATTCATAATTTATCAATGTCGGAAAAATAAAGCATTCTACAGACCTTTTTAATACCAATTAAATGTAATGCGTAATTACACTTCACAAATCAATGTGGTCAGTTATGCACGAATTTAAACATATAATCTAATCACGTTCTCTTATGTTTTCAGAACAACTCTTTCGACCTGAAAGCTGTCTCTCCATATCATCAAGCGCTTCTCGGCGGAGGAGGTCCATTCTACCCGCAATACCGACCAGGCGCAACCGATGACCTGATCAGGGTCGCCAAGGTGgctacccgggaaagcaccagcGCGCTCAAGGCCTGGTTGAACGAGCATCTTAAGAACCCGTATCCCACGAAGGGTGAGAAGATCATGCTTGCTATTGTAACAAAGATGAGCCTCACGCAGGTGTCCACTTGGTTTGCCAACGCCAGGCGACGACTGAAGAAGGATAATAGGGTAAACTGGGTGTCCAATGGGAAATCTGACGAGGAGGGCGAGAGCGACGAAGAGGAGGGCGAGGGCTCTCTGCAGAAAACCCGTTTGGACGAAGAAGATGAGATAGATCCTCCAACCGAAGATGACAATGAGGATATTGGACATAGAGTATCCAACTCAACGACAGAGCCGGTGGATGAGCGCCTTGTGAAACAGTCAAACGACGACAATAGAGCTGGTAGGCTCGCGGCGCACGCGGGAAATGTGGTAAAGAATGACACAGAATCCAAATCATTTCCAGCTAATCTGGAAAGTAAAGATAACGTTGAGTGTCAAAACCCCAAAATATGGTCTTTGGCAGAAACCGCGACATCGGAAACGGGGAAAAAGCCCCAGTACAGTGCTTGTCATCCTGGCACACAAGTTGGCAAATTCTGGGCAGAATGGGCATCAAGGAACGGACTGTACATTCCCGTATACCCTGCTCACGATATTCTATAACAGAGCATTTATTATTTAAAACAGTCGAGGACAAATTTGTACAGCTTATGCACTTTAAAATACCAAATTCCATGGCGTGGGTCTACTTTTCGACGTTTAAACGTGGACTAATTTGCTATGAAAATGCTGGGTATATGTTTGTTAGGCTACTTGTAAGACCAACAACTCTTACGGAACATGTTATGTgtacatatgtgtatatatattttcgaTGAACAATCTGTAAATTCTTATTTCATTTGTCTTAtcacaaaaaaatattttggtaAAAATAAAATCGCTCAAAATATAAAATAACATTTTCGTGTGTGTTCCACTATTTTCAAGGATCAGTTCTTACAGCAGGATATTTGGGTTGGGAAAGGTCTGGTAAAGCGACAGTCTGATTTCGACTGAAATGTTACATTATTTTACATTCTCGCGTAGCTTATTATAGTTTCAGACGGCATGTATCCATTCATATTGCCAATATATCTAATGTTAGGAAGTTTAAGCAAGCTGACTGTTGTTGAACAACAACCATCTACAAAAAATGGGTTATAATTTCATTAATAAAACATTATAGAATTTACATATCAAACCTAGATCTGTTAAAATTCATGTATTAGGTTAACTCATTGTTGGTCGATGCAGGATGATAATGACCTCCACAAATGGCCTACCTTTAGGCAACTGACCACATTGGCCAAAAAAATCAACTGCATGCCTGTTCAATATAATACAGCAGAACTTTAAATTAGTAGAAAATATTCACAATGTAATACAAATCTATATTATCTTTATGGGAAGTATAAATGGAAACGGGTTAAGTGTTCTGCATCTCCAAACCTCCACAggtagagagagattgtgtgtgtggtgtgttaatGTGTAGGAGAGGAACTAACATACACATACAACAGGAGAGCATACAGTATCTACAGAGTTGGAGGTGAAAGACTGGATAATCCTGTCCCTTGCTAATCACATAGAATCACCCAGTTTTCCATGTCAAGTCAAAGGGTTGTATCTCCACTAATCCAGGGATAATGAGAGAACCCCTGAGAGGAAAGAAGCCCCTTCACACCACCCTGAGACACACacatccagacacacacagagggttgAGTCGTGCCCTTTTCACAGGTGTCCACAGGTGGCAAATGAGGTGTAATCCCAGACAGAACAGGACCCAATCTGCCACAAACTAGTGGACATATTTAATTTGATCTCATTACATTAATCCAAGCATACTCTATCCAAGCACACTCTTTAAAATCATTGGACATTTTCATTTCTAGTTTTAATTGTGACATGAATATACTTTTTACAGCATCTAAAAGGTCAAGCTAATGTCTATGAGTAGCCTAGCATTATGACCTCCTAGGATCATGACATTCTCACAAAAGTATGACAGAGGCTGAAGTCCACCCCCTGACTGATGCTGAAACCTCAAGTTTCTAGGCAGAGCCATttatagggctctgttctagtGAAGTACTACCTCCTCCTTGTGGAAAATTGGAGTATATGCCTCTGACACCAAAACATGCAGTTTGCATTTGGGTCCCGAGTGGCgcaagcggtctaaggcactgcatctcagtgctagaggcatacCTACAGACTCTGGTTCAATCCCGTgcagtatcacaaccggctgtgatcgggagtcccatagggcggtgcacaattggcccagcatcgtccgggttagcggagggtttggctggggaaggccgtcattgtaaataagagtttgttcttacctgacttgcctagttaaataaataaaataaatgtcaaTTTGCATTGTCTTTAAAGGGTGACTACACTTTCTGATTTGGCCTCACTTTAGATTTggttcattaagaaatgctagcaGCCATGACTGAATTCAAACCTGAGTTGGTTTtgtggtgtggtttgatgtgagtgtctcttgtgtgtgtgtttgcagatgGGAAGAGTTAGCCAAATTATTTCGCCAATTACCTCCAGCTGACTGGTGTTCCGCCTTGACAAAATTGGTTTGACTTTGGATAGCCTATCTCTGGGGCTTGTGAGGGACTgtcaataaattacacaatgGAAATTagacaatattttcatgttgcacacTTTTTAGATCTCAataaatgctttcaatatttgtaCATGAACTTCAAAATGTATAGTTGGACTGAGGTTTTTAATTCATTGAAATTTGGAGCTATTAGAATTTGTACATATTGTcccaatgtacagtgccttgtaaaagtattcaccccccttggcgtttttcctattttgttgccttacaactgtAACGACGTTCGTCTGTCGaaggagaggaccgaaatgccgcgtggtggttactcatgttctttaatgaagaatagcgatacatgaaataactaatatatacaaaaacaacaaacgaaacgcgaaaacctattacagcctgtctggtgctaactaacacagagacaggaacaatcacccacaaaatacacagtgaaacccaggctacctaaatatggttcccaatcagagacaacgagaatcacctgactctgattgagaaccgcctcaggcagccacgCCTATTCtaaacacccctactcagccacaatccccaatgcctacaaaaaccccaatacgacaatacaataaacccatgtcacaccctggcctgaacaaataatataacgaaaacacaaaatactatgaccaaggcgtgacagaacctccccccccctaaggtgcggactcccggacgcacctcaaaaccatagggagggtccgggtgggcgtctgtccatggtggcggctccggctcgggacgtggaccccacttcataaatgtcatagttcctccccctcgcgtcctgggataatccaccctcgccgccgaccatggcctaatagtcctcacccagaaccccactggactgaggggcagctcgtgactgaggggcagctcgtgactgaggggcagctcgggactgaggggcagctcgggacagaggggcagctcgggacagaggggcagctcgggacagaggggcagctcgggacagaggggcagctcgggactgaggggcagctcggcactgaggggaagcccagcactgagaggaagcccagcactgagaggaagctcagcactgagaggaagctcagcactgagaggaagctcagcactgagaggaagctcagcactgagaggaagctcaggcaggtagtcgactccggtagatcctggctggctggcagatctggaagagtctggttgactggcagatctggaagaatctggttgactggcagatctggaagaatctggttgactggcagatctggaagatccatgtagactggcagctctggctgctccatgcagactggcagctctggctgctccatgcagactgacagctctggctgctccctgcagactgacagctctggctgctccatgcagattgacagctctggctgctccatgcagactggcaactctggctgctccatgcagactggcagctctggctgctccatgcagactggcagctctggctgctccatgcagactgacagctctggctgctccctgcagactgacagctctggctgctccatgcagattggcagctctggctgctccatgcagattggcagctctggctgctccatgcagattggcagctctggctgctccatgcagattggcagctctggctgctccatgcagactgacatctctggctgctccatgcagactgacagctcaggctgctccatacaggctgacagctctggctgctccatgcagtctggcagctcaggctgctctgaacaggcaggaggctccggcagcgctgtagaggaggaaggctctggaagcgctaaacaggcgggaggctccggcagcgcaggagaggagaaaggctctggctgcgctgaacaggcgggaggctccggcagcgctgtagaggagaaaggctctggctgcgctaaacaggcgggagactccagcagcgcaggagaggagaaaagcgctggctgtgctgaacaggcgaggcaccctgaaggcctggtgcgtggtgctggaactggtggtactggatcgaggacacgcacaggaagcctggtgcggggagctgccaccggaggactggtgtgtgaaggtggcacaggatggactggaccgtgaaggtgtactggagagcctgagagcagggctggcacaggacgtgcaaggctaggtaggtacacaggaggcctagtgcgtgaggctggcacaattcTCACCAGCCGaataacacgcacctcaggacgagtatggagcgctgacccaggtgccatcaaatccccgactcgCTCCGTTCGGATGAATTTTGTACCTAAAGCACcaagctagcaactccctcattactctccactccactttccccattaactccttcacagtctctgcttcgctcacctctaacaccggctctTCACGATTAacaaggagagttggctcaggtctatctcctgactctgccactctccctctgagcctcccccccaatacatttttggggctgactcacAGGCTTTCTTCTGCGCCGTCGTGATTgtctctccaactccattctcctataaccctcttcgcactgctccagcgaatcccaggcgggctccggcactctctctgggtcgaccgcccacctgtctatttcttccCAAGTAGTGTAGTCCCTATattgttgctcctgctgccgctgttgcttttcctcataccagcgcctctcagctctcgccgcctctagttcttctttggggtggcgatattctcccggctgtgcccagggttctttaccgtccaatatctcctcccaagtccagaagtcctttgatcgctgctcctcatgtcgctgttgcctgttaccacgccactcggtccgtgtgtggtgggtgattctgtaacgacgTTCGTCTGTCGaaggagaggaccgaaatgcagcgtggtggttactcatgttctttaatgaagaatagcgatacatgaaataactaatatatacaaaaacaacaaacgaaacgcgaaaacctattacagcctgtctggtgctaactaacacagagacaggaacaatcacccacaaaatacacagtgaaacccaggctacctaaatatggttccctatcagagacaacgagaatcacctgactctgattgagaagcgcctcaggcagccaagcctattctaaacacccctactcagccacaatccccaatgcctacaaaaaacccaatacgacaatacaataaacccatgtcacaccctggcctgaacaaataatataacgaaaacacaaaatactatgaccaaggcgtgacaacaaCCTGCAATTTAaactgatttttatttggattttatgtaatggacatacataaaatagtccaaattggtgaagtgaaatgaaaaaaataacaaaaaaatataaaaataaaaaacggaaaagtTGTATGTACAtgaatatgtattcaccccctttgctattaagtccctaaataagatctggtgcaaccaattacctgcATAAGTcacaattagttaaataaagtctacCTGTGTgcaatttaagtgtcacatgatctgtcacatgatctcagtatatatacacctgttctgaaaggccccagagtctgcaacaccactaagcaaggggcaccaccaagcaagcggcaccatgaagacgaaggagctctccaaacaggtcagggacagatcaaggttgggttataaaaaaatatcagaaatgttgaacatcccactgagcaccattaaatccattataaaaaaaatggaaagaatatgggaGCCATAGgagacctgccaagagagggctgcccaccaaaactcatggaccaggcaaggggGCCATTCAACAGAGAGGCAActaagagaccaaagataaccctgaaggagttgcaaagctccacagtggagattggagtatctgaccataggaccactttaaaacctctctagggggtgtgggacggtagtgtcccacctggccaacatccagtgaaattgcagagcaccaaattcaaaaacagaaatactcattataaaaattaataaaacatacaagtgttatacatcggtttaaagattaacttcttgttaattcaAGCACGACTgtagatttcaaaaaggctttacggcgaaagcataccatgcgattatctgagaacagcgcccagcagacaaatcattacaaacagttaccagccaagtagtggagttacacaagtcagaaatagcgataaaattaatcacttacctttgatgatcttcatatggttgcactcacaagactcccatttactcaatagatgtttgttttgttcgataaagtccatctttatatccaaaaacctgttTCCCCCCGCGttttcagtaatccacaggctcaaggGCAGTCACAAAAGGCAAACGAAAAATCCGAAAAGTAtcagtaaagttcgtagaaacatgtcaaattatgtttataatcaatcctcaggttgtttttagtcataataatcaataatatttcaaccggacaaacgCTTCatcaatatacagtgccttgcgaaagtattcggcccccttgaactttgcgaccttttgccacatttcaggcttcaaacataaagatataaaactgtatttttttgtgaagaatcaacaacaactgggacacaatcatgaagtggaacgacatttattggatatttcaaacttttttaacaaatcaaaaactgaaaaattgggcgtgcaaaattattcagcccctttactttcagtgcagcaaactctctccagaagttcagtgaggatctctgaatgatccaatgttgacctaaatgactaatgatgataaatacaatccacctgtgtgtaatcaagtctccgtataaatgcacctgcactgtgatagtctcagaggtccgttaaaagcgcagagagcatcatgaagaacaaggaacacaccaggcaggtccgagatactgttgtgaagaagtttaaagccggatttggatacaaaaagatttcccaagctttaaacatcccaaggagcactgtgcaagcgataatattgaaatggaaggagtatcagaccactgcaaatctaccaagacctggccgtccctctaaactttcagctcatacaa
It includes:
- the LOC115132848 gene encoding iroquois-class homeodomain protein IRX-1-like; amino-acid sequence: MPASQTGNFFERNINMPPGYQIPFLGGPAGVQQQQAPYLAAMAGVPLTYSGLQGYNFIPYPHHRYIANMNNSFDLKAVSPYHQALLGGGGPFYPQYRPGATDDLIRVAKVATRESTSALKAWLNEHLKNPYPTKGEKIMLAIVTKMSLTQVSTWFANARRRLKKDNRVNWVSNGKSDEEGESDEEEGEGSLQKTRLDEEDEIDPPTEDDNEDIGHRVSNSTTEPVDERLVKQSNDDNRAGRLAAHAGNVVKNDTESKSFPANLESKDNVECQNPKIWSLAETATSETGKKPQYSACHPGTQVGKFWAEWASRNGLYIPVYPAHDIL